One genomic window of Hydra vulgaris chromosome 03, alternate assembly HydraT2T_AEP includes the following:
- the LOC136077909 gene encoding dopamine D2-like receptor yields the protein MSKSTLEIFEVITLISIDICALTGNCMIILAFIIGPKSLKTLTNYFVVNLAVADLMVAILPLPFWIAYTIDYNIIDRNVIPFFIAADILCGITSILNLTAISLERMFAVKFPTRHYNLSSAPVFVAIAFTWFIGIAFSGASFFKPPNRLRWYTAFIFAFAFALPLFIIVVSYCVIFYCAILMMKENSNQDGKTKQELRVAKTISVIIGLFLFCWSPFFILNMVYAFCKDVHCSMLPLWLTNVTKLLHYSNSMMNFFVYGYRSPDFRHSFRAFTKCNLSLIQGRVRSLSESINRGHSSSFKRERNNENSEEIFLVTLASDKI from the exons atgtcaaaatcaACGTTGGAAATATTTGAAGTGATAACATTAATATCAATTGACATTTGTGCTTTGACTGGTAACTGTATGATTATACTTGCATTCATAATCGGTCCTAAATCTTTAAAGACACTAACCAACTACTTTGTTGTTAATCTAGCTGTGGCTGACTTAATGGTTGCAATTCTGCCACTCCCTTTCTGGATTGCATATACAATTG actACAATATTATCGATAGGAATGTCATACCTTTCTTCATTGCAGCGGACATTCTCTGCGGAATTACATCAATACTGAATCTGACTGCTATCAGTTTAGAACGAATGTTTGCTGTTAAATTTCCAACTCGTCATTATAACTTGTCTTCAGCTCCAGTTTTTGTTGCAATTGCGTTTACATGGTTTATTGGAATTGCTTTTTCAGgtgcaagtttttttaaaccaccTAATAGATTAAGATGGTATACCGCTTTCATATTTGCTTTCGCTTTTGCTTTGCCtctatttattattgttgtttcttattgtgttatattttattgtgcAATTTTGATGATGAAAGAAAACAGTAACCAAGATGGAAAAACTAAACAGGAGTTACGAGTTGCCAAGACTATATCTGTAATAATTGGactgtttcttttttgttggagtccgttttttattttaaatatggtttACGCATTTTGCAAAGATGTTCATTGTAGTATGCTACCATTATGGTTAACTAACGTCACTAAATTACTGCACTATAGCAACAGCATGATGAATTTCTTTGTTTACGGATACCGAAGCCCAGATTTTCGTCACTCATTTCGTGCATttactaaatgtaatttaagtCTTATACAAGGTAGAGTACGTTCATTGTCCGAAAGTATAAATCGTGGACATAGTTCTTCCttcaaaagagaaagaaataatgaaaatagcGAAGAGATCTTCTTGGTCACGCTTGCCTCCGACAAAATTTAG